One window of the Deltaproteobacteria bacterium genome contains the following:
- a CDS encoding ParB/RepB/Spo0J family partition protein, which translates to MLQQKALGRGLASLIPSSLESSNIPNSILSSRSDFNKYFECAVDKIVPNRDQPRKLFNKETLEELSQSIQEKGVLQPLIVRRLENGQFELVAGERRFRASKLVGLSTVPVVVIDREVSESLELALIENIQRQDLNPIEEALAFKQLMDRYHYTQEICAKKVGKERSSVANSIRLLGLPEEIRGMIIESKLSMGHARSLLAIEDIEVQLRIARKISEQGMSVREVEEWVRKLKEGIKLEEGVVIKRKDPQFNFIETEVAKVFGTKVKIKTQGKKGKIIVDYYNVEDLDRIFNLILGLNKNI; encoded by the coding sequence ATGCTTCAGCAAAAAGCATTGGGACGCGGGTTGGCTTCTTTAATTCCGTCCTCTTTGGAATCTAGTAACATCCCGAATTCTATTTTATCTTCCCGCTCAGATTTTAACAAATATTTTGAATGTGCGGTTGACAAAATAGTTCCTAATAGGGATCAGCCTAGGAAGCTTTTTAACAAGGAGACGTTAGAGGAGTTGTCCCAATCTATTCAGGAAAAAGGGGTTTTACAACCGCTGATAGTACGTCGTTTGGAAAATGGTCAATTTGAACTGGTTGCTGGAGAAAGACGTTTTCGAGCTTCAAAATTGGTGGGTCTTAGCACAGTACCAGTTGTCGTCATAGATCGTGAAGTAAGTGAGAGTTTAGAGCTTGCTCTCATTGAGAATATACAACGGCAGGATTTAAACCCAATTGAAGAGGCGTTGGCTTTTAAACAACTTATGGACCGCTATCACTATACGCAAGAAATATGTGCAAAAAAAGTTGGAAAGGAACGATCTAGCGTTGCGAATTCGATACGATTATTAGGACTTCCAGAGGAAATTCGGGGGATGATTATAGAAAGTAAGCTTTCCATGGGGCATGCAAGATCTTTGTTGGCTATCGAGGATATTGAAGTGCAGCTTCGAATTGCCAGAAAAATTTCTGAACAAGGCATGTCAGTCAGAGAAGTGGAAGAGTGGGTTCGTAAGCTTAAAGAGGGAATAAAACTCGAAGAAGGCGTCGTTATAAAACGGAAGGATCCTCAGTTCAATTTCATTGAAACAGAGGTTGCAAAGGTCTTTGGAACAAAGGTTAAAATTAAAACACAAGGGAAGAAAGGTAAAATCATTGTCGATTATTATAATGTGGAAGACTTAGATCGGATTTTTAATCTTATATTGGGGCTGAATAAAAATATTTAA